The Triticum urartu cultivar G1812 chromosome 5, Tu2.1, whole genome shotgun sequence genome contains the following window.
AGGCCTGCCAAGCACATGTTCGggtccttctttttcttctttgacACGGGCATCAGGTTCTCTGCCACGTCGGCTGGTGACATGTCGGTCTCTTCGAGTAGCTGCTGGATCTCGCCGAACAACACATGCTCAACGATGTCTAGGTAGTTCTTGGCGAGCACCTTGAAGCCCTCGAAGCGGCAATAGGACATCTCGATGTGCTTGTCCATCCTACCCCGCCGGATTAGCGCCGGGTCCAGCTTCTCCTTATGGTTGGTGGTGAAGATGATGATCCGCTCACCGCCGCTTGCCGACCATAGCCCGTCGATGAAGTTGAGTAGGCCTGAGAGCGTCACCTTGCTTTCATCGTCCTTCTGTGGCTCCGTCGGGTCCGCTTCATATTCATTGTCAGAGTCCTTGTTACTCGAGGCCTTCTTGCCCTTGCGGCGCTTACCAGTGAGGTCAATGGAGCAATCGATGTCCTCGATGACGATGATGGATTTGCTTGTCATCTCGATGAAGAGCTTTCGCAGCTCGGTATTGTTCTTGACCGACGTAAGCTCGAGGTCGTAGACGTCGTAATCAAGGAAATTGGCCATGGCGGCGATCATTGTGGACTTGCCGGTGCCGGGCGGGCCGTACAATAGGTACCCCCGCTTCCATGCCTTGCCGACCTTTGTGTAGTACTCCTTGCCATCCTTGAACGCAATGAGGTCGTCCATGATGGCCTCCTTTTGGTCAGTGTCCATGGCAAGCGTGTCGAACGTGGCGGGGTGTTCAAACTTAACATAGTCCCAGACGCTATTGCGAAGGTAGCGCCTCCGTCTACCACCGCAGTTGGTGAAGAGGCGGCGCTGGCGGTTCTTGACGATGACGGTGCGGCCCTTGGCGAGGACGAAGGGCAAGTAGGAGCCGACCACGAGGTCACGGTGGCTCCTGTGGAAGACGACCTGGTAGAAGCGTCTCTCGTCCTCGCCAGGGTAGAAGCTGATGACATTCCCCTTGGAATGCTTCTTGGAGGCATACCACCAGAGAGTCACACCAGAGAACTCATCGGTGACCTCCTCATGGTCGTCCACGGAGACCTGCAGGTTACTGCTGTCGCTCCCGAGCTCGGCCTTGAGCCTGCGGGCGCGGCGGGCGCACGCGTCGCTGAGGTAGGCCTCGACGGCGTAGAAGAACTCGCTTTGCTGAAAGCGCTCGGCGCTGTTCTCCAAGATGGTGATCTGAAGGTAGGGGCTGAAGCAGGCGGCGAGCTTGGCGGCCCAGGAGGTGAGGTAGAGGCGGAGGGTGACCGGGACGTGGTTCTGCACCATGGACCAGAGGAAGATGATGCTGGCCATGGCCGACCCCAACCCCGCCCATCTCTCCACCATCGCCACCATGGCTGGCTAGCTCTCTTCTTGCTAATGTAACGCTGGAGATTTGTGTGTGTAGTGTATATATAGTTCCTGAGTTCTGGGTGCTGATTTACTTAAGTAGACTTAGGGGCGACCGGTGGTCGTTGTGGTCGATCGTCGGAGCAGGTGAAGATGAGCTATCAAACCCGGGTAACTTCATGCGCGCATGGAAAAAATGCAGAACTTGGTCGACCGGTGGTCGTTGTGGTCGTCGGAGCAGGTGAAGATGAGCTATCAAAGCCGGGTGACTTCATGCGCGCATGGAAAAAATGCAGAACTTGGTTGCTTCCGGATTTGGGTTGCTTAATCAATTAATTAATGAAGGAGCAGGGTAGGTTCCGATTGCTAATTGCGTATTCTGTCACTGTCATGCGTAGTGTCGATATTGTGTTGGTGAAATTGTAGGGAAGCTTCTTATGCCACGTTTAGGTTTAATTCCCTATAGAAAAACTGGTTAGCATTTTGTTGTAGGTAAAGCGAATGGGTCTTGTTAGCATTTTGTATAGTTTTGCCGGAAATATTACAAATGAGAGATGAAACAAATATCTATAGACTACCTGTTGCCGCTTGAATTTGTATCCTTGTGTGCACGAAATGACTCCCTCTCCTCCCCGCCCCCGCTCCCCCTCGGGCgaagcgccgccgccgccattaAAGCACAATCTACGGCTTCCCACCCACCCCCACACCGCACCGAGCTCTCCCCGCTCCAAATCCACAGCTGAGAAGACGTATGGCTGGAGCGCGACGCCGCGGGATGCGGGTTCGCCGGCTTGTGCCGGCGACACGGGTTGCGGAGCCGCGGGCACTTCCGCCTCCAGTTGCGGCACCGCTGCCCGAGATCGATCCGCTCTCGCCGGAGGCTCGCTGAGAGATGAGGCGGGTGGTGATGGAGCGCTTCCCCGACCGCGACGAGTGGGGGGAGATCCACATGCATATCCTCCGCCACGCGAACTTCGTCGAGCGTGCGTGATTCATCGGAGACGACGACTGCGAGGATATGGAGCTTCTCTTCTGGGCAATTCAGGAGGCGGAATCATCAGATCCGCGGCAGGCCGCCCGCTGGGAGAACTTCAGGACGGCGAACCCCTCAAGGCTCAACATCAGGCCGCCGTCGTGGGAGGGGATCGCCAGGATCCCACCGGAGTTCCTCCCTGCGGGGACCGTATGGCCTCCGCGTCGTCAGTAAATCGCCTTCCCCGACAGATGCAGACACATCAACGAGCCATTGATCCTCCCCCGTGGCCTGGTGAGCTTGGTTTGCGTTTCCGTGCTAATCCAGCTCTTAAGGCTAAACTAAGGGATTTTCGATTGCGCCGCCGGGGGATGCATGAGGTTGTGTGTTCGATTGAACAGTTTGATTCGGTTCCTAGCGAGTTAGTTCAGGATTTGGGGATAAATTCGGGGGTTCTCCCTCTTGTTCCTCGAGGCAATAAGGAAGCTGTGGCTGCTTCTGCGGCGGGCGAGACCTCGTCGGAGGTTTTTTCCAGCGAGGGACTTGGCCAGGTTGTAAATCCCGTCCCAGCCTCTGGAACGGGATCTCTGTGTCATTCCCACGGGGTGAGTCCAGCCTTGCCTGGGCCCACGGTCAAGTTGCGTGTCGTTGGGGAGAAAGCGGAAAGAACGAGGGGATTACGTAAAGTCGAATCCCTAGAAAACGTTGAGGAGCACTTTGGCCAGCTCTGGCTCATTCCCTCcccccctcgtcgccgcccccctAGAAACCCTACCTCTCAACCTCAAGACCACCAAAAATCCGGGTTCCTTTGCTGGATCCGGAGAGACCTCATTGAGAACAAAGCCTTTTCAGCTGCGGATTGTTTTCCTACAACCCGTCGGCCGTTCGATCCACCTCCCAGACTAATCAAAGTTGCTCGTGAGGGGATTGGCCCTGGTTCCATCTCCTTCGCCGAGGCTGTTAAGCATGGGGTGAAGATGGCAGATCGTCGTGCCGGGGGAAGCAGCCACCCTGCTGGCCCGATCAAAGGGGCCGGGCAGAAGCCTGCCGCGCCTGCTGGTAGGAAACCAGCGATGCCTGCTACAAAAGAGCAGGCTCCTGCTCCCAAGCCTACCAGATCCACAGCTTCTACCGCTGGATCTGCTCAGGTACAGTCGTCCCAATCTGTGGAGGTTGAGGTGGAACAAGTTCTTGACCCTAAGTATAAGGACATGATTTGTTTTAACTGTGGTGGACCGGGACATTATGTTGGGAATTGTGTGAAGCCGAAGGCCTGCTTTATCTGTCAGCAGAATCGTAATGTCAACAATTGTGCAGCGTGGTCTAAGGTCCAACCTACTGCTGCCTTCTTTGGTAGTGGAGCTCAAGGTCTTGGTTTTTACCATGTTGATGTCCCTGTTGCAAATGAGTCCAATTGGTTGAACTTCCAGAACTGTGCAGTGGTTAACATCTTGAAAGGGGAAGTGGATGGTACTAAACTGAGGGAATTACTATCTGCTACATTCTGTAAAAATAAACATTGGCCTTGGCAAATCAGAGGTTTATCTAGTAAGACCTTTTTGGTCAGGTTTCCTCCCTGGAAGAAAGTGGAAGATCTTATTGAGTTGCCTGGGTTCTCCCTGCCACAGGATGTTAATGTGACTCTAACTGAATGGAAGGGTGCGTGCGAGCCATTTGGTGAGTTGATTGAAGCTTGGGTTTTGATTGAAGGGATTCCtccaaagtggtgcacttggaaAGTGTTTGCTCAGATTGCCTCATTGTTTGGGGCCCTTACATATGTGGATTGGAATGGGATGTTCAGGACTTTTTTTGAGAATGTCAGAGTCAAGATTGCCTGCAGAGACCCCACCAAAATTCCTTTTGAAAGACTGATTGAGATGAAGAAGAAGTTGTTTCTACTTGGCTTTACTGTGGAAGGTTTTGAACAAACATGTGGGGCTGATTCTGTCATTGATGTAGATGGGGATGAAGATGATTttgaggaagagggaaaggatgAGGAGGATCAGACAGAAAGGCATGAAGGAACACAGGGTGATCATGTTTCTGATGGGTCAGGAGGTGGTGACCTAGATATTGATGAGCTGGACAAGGCCAATTTCTCATCTAAACATAACTCTTCAAAAAGGTCTGGTGGTCAGGGGGTGGTGGATGCATCCATGAATGATAATATTGACACTGACCAGGAGGCATTTATTCTGGAATGTGCTGTGACAAAAGTCAACCTTGAGGGTTCATCTTCTGATGGACATGGATATGCCCATGAGCATATGAGTAAGATTACAATGCAAGACCTGAACTATGGAGAAAAAAAGAAGAATGCTATCTACAAAACTCCTACTCCAACCAAGAAAGACTCTGTCAGTATGACTCTTGAGAAGAATACTGAGAATATGGAATATTGTGAGGATCTGTTAAGGTCAGTGGACATGTGTGTCTCTGAAGATGAGGAAACAGAAGATGAGTTGGGGGTTCTCCCTCCTGAGGCTGTCCAAATTCTCCAAAGAGAAACATGGAAGAGATCTCTGCTGGAATCATTTGCTCAAGTTAAAGGTGTGGAGGCTGGTCATGGAAACAAGTCAAGATGGGGGCCTGTTGTTGCTAAAAGACCTGCTACCAGAGGCCATGGCAATGTTAACATCATGGAAAAAGCTGCAGCATATAAAAGAAAGAAGAATCTGGAAATCCCACCCACGTTCAAAGGTAAATCCTTCTCTACTATGGATAAAAACATTCTTGCTAATCAGATGAGTCAAATGAATTTGGTGATTGGGGGGGGGATGACATTCAAAAAATCTATACTATTGATGAGATGATAGAGGTAGAAAAGGAGAGGTGTTTGGTTTTTGCCAACAATAACCCTGAAATTGTGCTACCTAATAACCTTGATTTTGATGCCAGTGAATTGGTTAGTACACCTAATGGTGCCCCTCTCCTGGAACCAGTGGGCACTGCTGATGCTTCTAGGGGAACACCAATGGTTCTAACTAAAGTTAAGCCTTGTGGCTTGTCCCATCCATTCAAAATTAATTAGATGATAGGGCTTATTTGGAACATTAGAGGTTTAGGGCAGCATGGGAAGATTCAGTGCCTATGTGATACTATTACTAAATCTAATCCTAATTTTATTGGTTTTCAAGAAACTAAGAGAGAAATTATTTCTGAGGGTTTCCTCAAGTCTATAGATAAATTTGACAATTTTGTGTGGCACTTCCTGCCAGCTGATAATACTGCAGGAGGGATCCTTGTGGGTCTCAAATTTTTTTGCTTTGAAGTGGTTGGTTTTATTAATCAGAAGTTTTCCATTATTGCTACTGTTAAGAATAAATCTGATGGATTCGTTTGGCAGTTGGTGTTGGTCTATGGATCTGCTTACCCTGAATTTAAGATTGACTTTATCACTGAGTTACATGATACTATAGCTAATGCTTCTTATCCTGTTATGATCTgtggagattttaatttggttagAAATGATAAGGATAAGAGTAGTGGTTTGGTTAATCAACAAACTGTCTTCTTGTTTAATGATTGGATCAATAGGTGGGCATTGATGGAGATTTCTATCTCCAATAGGGTGTTTACTTGGTCTAACAACCAGGTTTCCCCTGTTTTTGCTGTACTGGATAGAGTCTTCATTTCTGTGAGCTGGGATACACATTTTCCTTTTTCTACCCTAATGACTCTTCCCAGGGTGGGGAGTGATCATGCTCCCTTGGTCCTGGATACTGGTGCCAGAGCCCCAACCACCCCCAAACCATTTAGGTTTGAGAAGTGGTGGCTCTCACAGCCGGACTTTCATCAAATGGTGATGGAAGCCTGGAATTCCGTGTCTTCAGACAAATCCTCTGCTGATAATTGGATGCTTAAGACTAGGAATCTCAGAAAGAAAATCAAAGGGTGGAGTATTAATAGGGAAGCTGGTcttaaaaagaagaagaaggcacTCCTTCTGGAGTTTGATATTTTGGATCTCATGTCTGAAAACCATCAACTATCTGTTACTGAGTATGATAGGATGAAAGAGATTAAGAAAGAGCTAGATGAATTGTGGAAGAAAGAGGAAACTGCCCTTTGGTAGAGGTCCAGAGATAGAAAAATTCTAGAAGGTTATAGGAATAATGCTTATTTTCATGCACTGGCTAATCACAGACATAGAAAGAACCATCTGGCTGAGTTGGAGAGTCCTAATGGTGTGGTCACTTCGACCAGTGAGATGCTTGAGGTGGCTACCTCTTTTTATAAAAAGCTATTTGCCTTTGAACCCAGACCTGATATCCATTTGGATAGTAACTTCTGGTCTGAGGACGAAATGGTTAGCGCTGATGATAGAGAGTGCCTAGAGAGACCATTCTCTGAGGAGGAAATTAAGCAAGCTGTGATGTCTTCTTATGCTAGTGGTGCCCCTGGCCCTGATGGTCTGTCCTTTTTATTTTACCAAACCTTTTGGGACTTGATTAAGAAAGACTTTATGTGGATGGTTAGAGACTTTGAAAGAGGTACCCTTGATTTATATAAGCTCAACCATGCCATTATTACTCTTATTCCCAAAATCCCTAGGGCTAGAGACATGAAGAATTTCAGGCCCATTAGCCTTAGTAATTGTGCTGTTAAGATTTTTTCTAAAGCTATGACCACTAGGGCCTCCCCCTTGTGTGACAAGCTAATATCTTCTAATCAAACTGCGTTTATCAAAGGGAGATTCATCTTGGAAAGTGTGGTTATGGCTCATGAGGTCATTCATGAAGTTCATAGGTCTGGGACTGCTGGCTTGATTCTTAAATTAGACTATGAGAAAGCCTATGATAGAGTTAGTTGGGATTTCTTAAAAAAGATGCTTCTTTCTAGAGGCTTTGGTAATAAATGGGTGGATTGGGTGATTTCCACCATACATCAAAGCACTTTTCAAGTTAGGATTAATGACTCTAATGGTCCCCAGTTCTCTGGGGGAAAAGGCTTGAAACAGGGTGACCCTCATTCACCCCTTCTTTTTAATTTGGTTGCTGATGTGTTTTCAAAAATGCTTCAAAAGGCTACTAGTTTTGGTTTGATTCGTGGGCTTCTTCCACAAGCCTTCCCTGGTGGTGTGGTCAGCCTGCAATATGCTGATGACACCATCTTATTTTTAGAGAATTCGCTGGATTATGCTAAGAACTTGAAGTGGATTCTCTCATGCTTTGAAAATCTGTCTGGATTAAAAATTAATTTTCATAAGAGTGATTTGCATGCTATTAATATCTCTGAACAGTTGTCCAATGAATTTGCTCAAGTCTTCTGCTTCCAACTGGGGGATTTCCCCTTCAAATATTTAGGTGTCCCCCTTCACTTTAAAAAATTGAGGAGGGAGGACCTTCAACCCATTATTGATAGGATTATTAAGAACATTTCAGGCTGGTTGGGAAGATGTCTATCTTACAGAGGGAAATTTATATTGCTTACCACATGCATTGCTAGTATTAATTCCTGCTTATCTTATGTCTATTATGAAATTTCCCAAATGGGCAATTGATATGATTACTTCTCAAATGTCCCATTTCTTTTGGGGTAACATGGGGGATTCTCATAAATACCACCTTGCTAACTGGGGGCTGATTTCTAGAAAAAGGAGTTTGGTGGCTTGGGGGTACCCAATCTTAGAGAGTTTAACATGGCCCTCTTGGCATCGTGGGGTAAAAGATTGTATGATGAAAGGAACAGTGATTGGAAGAAATTGTTGAAATATAAATATAACACCACTTGCCCTAATTTTTTTAATACTAGGGTGGTTCTTGGTTCTCCATTCATGAAAAGTTTATCTTGGGCTCTTGCAGCTGCTAAGAATTTCTATAGATGGGTCCCGGGGGATGGGAACAGCATTGCCTTCTGGCATGACATTTGGACAGGAGATTGTTCTTTAAAAACTGCTTTTTGGGATCTTTACAGTATTTGCCAGCAGCAGGACTCTACCCTGGCTCAGGTCTGGGTGGATAGTGAGCTGCGGTTAACATTTAGGAGGTGTGTCACTGAAAATACACTAGCAAGATGGGAGGAACTCACCGAGATTGTTAAGACTGTTTGGCTGTCTGACTCTCCGGATCAACCTCTCTGGATGTTAGATTCTTCTAACAAATACTCTGTCAAATCCTTCTATAAGCTTATTAACTTTGGAGGGATTCCTTCTGTCATTAAAAATGATATATGGAAAATCAAAGTGCCGCCGAATATACATGTTTTTCTCTGGCTGGTTTACTACAACAAGAGTTTAACCAGAGATAACTTAGCTAAGCGTAGACATGTGGAGGACATGTCCTGTGTCTTCTGCTGTGAACCTGAATCTATCCAGCATCTATTTTTTGACTGCATTGTTGCTAAGTCTGTTTGGAGTTTAATTGCTGATATCTTTGTGATCGATGTTCCTAACTCTTTTGATCAATTATCTTCCTACTAGAAGAGAAGGAAGCATTATGAAGTCTTGAATATGGTTTCTGCTGCTGCCTTGTGGAGCTTATGGCGTATTCGGAATGATTTTGTTTTCCAGGGGCGAAGATGGCGAAGTATACGGTGTGTCTTGGACCTGTTGGGGGCGACGATCAAGAAATGGAAAATATTATGCTCAGAAGCTCAGGGTGCGCTACTTCTCCGGTGCTTAAGGCTGTTGGACCATCGAAGAGGGGAATTGCTTAGAATCGCCTGGAGGTGAAGAGGGAATAAAATGAGGAGGGGAGCTGGATCCATAGCTAGGGCTTTTGCTTTTACTGGTTATGCGTCTAGTTCCTGAACCTGTTCTGGTAAAAACTCCTGCTATAATAGGGTAGATCTACCTATGCTTGGGTTCTATATGTGGCAGCTACTCTCAGGCTGTTGCCGGGCGCTGTTAAACAGTCTTTGTGGTCGTTGGTTTTGCCTTGGCTTTCAATAAAAGTTGGGGCGGGGGGAAACCCCTTTCATTTCAAAAAGAAACAAATATCTATATAGGTAAGGGGGCACATATTACAAATGAGAGATGCAACACACAATTTCTCAGTTGAGAGTTTATATTTTTTGTGAACAAACACTGCATTTTCTTTTTGTACAAGCGGGCACTAGTGAACAAGCTCATTCTTTTTTCCTTGGCTTTCTTTCTTGATTTCACTTCACTTTGTCACCTTCCTTGATGTCTCCATTGGCTTCCTCTGCTGCTTTGTCCTTCCCTTTGTTTTCCTCCTTGGCTTTCTTCACCTCCGCCTCCTCTTTCTCCTTGGCTTTCTTTGCTTCAGCCTCCTtggcctcttcttcctccttcgccttgGCCGCTGCTGCTGCCGCATCTTCCTTGGCCTGCTTGAGTGCCTTGACGAGGCCCGACAAACACAAATCAGGGttcctctttttcttcttcgacATTGGCATCAGGTTCTCTGCAACGTCGGCGGGTGACATGTCGGTCTCCTCGAGCAGCTGCTGAATTTCTCCAAACAACTCATGCTTGATGACATCTAAGTAGTTCTTGGCGAGGACCTTGAAGCCCTCGAATCGGCAGTATGACATCTCGATGTGCTTGTCCATTCTTCCTTGACGGATCAGCGCCGGATCGAGCTTCTCCTTGTGGTTGGTGGTGAAGATGATGATCCGCTCACCCCCGCAAGCAGACCAAAGTCCATCAATGAAGTTGAGGAGGCCCGAGAGCGTCACCTTAGTGGCGTCGTCCTTCTCTGGATCCATCGGTAGCTTGGGTTTGCCATCATCGTCGGAGTCCTTGTCACTAGAGGCCTTCTTGTCCTTGCGGCGTTTTCCGGTGAGGTCGATCGAGCAGTCGATGTCCTCTATGACTATGATGGACTTGCCCGTGGTCTCAATGAAGAGCTTCCGCAGCTCGGTGTTGTTCTTGACAGCAGAGAGCTCGAGATCGTAGATGTCGTAGTCAAGGAAGTTGGCCATAGCGGCGATCATGGTGGACTTGCCGGTGCCGGGCGGTCCATAAAGGAGGTACCCGCGCTTCCACGCCTTGCCGACCTTTGCATAGTAGTCCTTGCTCTCCTGGAACGCCATGAGGTCGTCAACGATGGCCTCCTTCTCATCGGGGTGCATGGCGAGCGTGTCGAAAGTGGCAGGGTGCTCGAAGGCGACGTGGCTCCAGACGCTCTTGCTGCTGTAGGGGTTCCAGTTGCGGCTGGCGTTGTTGGTGAAGAGACGGCGCTGGCGGTTCTTGACGGTGACGGCACGGCCCTCGCCGAGCACGAAGGGCAGGTAGGAGTCGACGACGAGGTCGCGGTGGCGCCTGTGGAAGACGACCTTGTAGAAGCGCCGCTCGTCCTCGCCGGGGTAGAAGCTGATGACTTGGGCCCTGGACTGCCGCTTGGAGGCGTACCACCAGATGGTCGTGCCGGAGAAGTCGTCGGTGACCTCGTCGTGGTCGTCAACGGTGACTCGGATGTTCTTGCTGTCCTTGACGAGCTCGGCCTTGAGCTTGCGTGCGCGGCGGGCGCACGCATCGCTGAGGTAGGCCTCGACGGCGAGGAAGAAATCACTGCGCTGGAAGCGCTCGGCGCCGTACTCTGAGATGGTGATCTCAAGGTAGGGGTTGAAGCAGGCGGCGACCTTGGCGGCCCAGGCGGTGAGGTAGAGGCGGAAGGTGGGCGGTACGTAGTTCTGCACCACGGACCAGAGGAAGATGACGGTCGCCATGGCCGACCCGAACCCCGCCCACCTCTCCACCATCATTGCCGCCATTGCTGCAACTGGACCTCCTGTTGTTGTGTTTTGGGGTGGGTCTTGTCCCGATGGAAAGCTGTAACTCGTCCTGGACGCATATATATATAATGCCAATGATTCGTGTGGTGCTCTGCTTAGGTTGAAGCTAAGCAACGTGTagtcgtcgtcgttgtcgtcttCGTCGTCGCCGTCTGCGTTGGAGCTGTCCAAGGAAATGGAGTTACTTAACTCTGAAGGCAGTGGCAATATCGGAATCGCCAAGCTCAGTCTAGCCAATCGTCGCTGTTTTTAGCTCATGGATTGCATCTCTGAGACTGACAGCCGAGTATAGAACAGAGACGAGGTAGACCGGCCGGTGACTTGTTCAGTCGTCGCCAATTCGAAGCATGCGTGACGGCATGGTGTTGGTGACTGCTGAGGATGGATGCATGACGTCATGTAATATTTACCGCAATAGTTCTATGTAAGTTAACTGAATTTGCATTGGAGCGGTCGATTTTTGCGAGAAAGGAAGGAGGAGGCAAGGCGCAGAACAGAGGCCGAGAtgagggcggcgcggcgagcggcAGAGAGGTGCTGGGACCCCGGTGAGGCCGAGCCAGGAGCGAGTTGTAGCCCGTGATGACGTCTCGCCGCTGCGTATACGGAGGCCAGTTTGAGGGTTAGCAGGTGCGTGTGGTTGGTCTTTTCGTTTTGATTCCCCGCCGGATTAGACTGAGCCCTCGCCGTATGAGGTGACGGCACAGCGAGCGGCAGCAAGGCGGGTCATCGGAGCTGGGGGCGAGCGCTTGAGGAGGAATGGCGgctgaaggaagaagaatgaAGTGAGGCCATTGGAACTTAATATTCCAATGGAGTACAAACGGTCCAGAAAATCTATTGACCCAAAAAAATTTCAGGCAACTTACTGATAGTCGGTCCCAATATTTATCTTGGCATTTATTTTGCTAGATGACTTGCAACtatcttttttttcctttttaatATGCCATCAACCTCAACCTCTGGCTACTCGATGGTGTGCATCGAGGCAGAGATAGCGTTGGCATGGAGTTGCGTGCGATGACAGCGGCGAGTATGGACCGAGTCTAAGACGGAGGCGAGAGTGGAGGATTTAGGTTGTGGTGAAGAGTTTAAAATTTGGGGTGGGACACCGGGGTCGGAGAAGAAACTCATTTCTCCGGTTAGAGGGTGGGAAGAGGAGGTGGCGGCGGTAATTAAGATAGTGTGGGTGGTGATTCAGTCAGATGAGGCATGCCTGGAGCTTGGAAGACAACCGACCGAGCAGGATAGGAGGAAGAGGATGAGAGAAGAGAAAATCAATAGTAATTTTAAATAAGAAAAAAGAGAGGTGATGTTTGCTATTGACACTAAGTGTCAACTTTGAGTCTGGGCCTAGAAATTTGACTTGGTATTTTGATGAGATAGAAATCCTTACTCAAATCTCTGCATATGGGCCGAAATTGGGAGCATATGGACCATAGGTTTTGTGTGTATCAAGTGGACCATGACCCCTAAGGAAAAGCAAATAGGCTGctgtgaagaagaagaaaaagaatagatCATGGGTAACAACTCAAactaacactactagggaaaactttatacacagaacattagcagtagcgcgggttaaAAACGCACGTTGgtgctaattagcagcagcgtGGTGTTTTAAACCGCGTTACAGATacagttatagcagtagcgcgcccaagtacaaaagcgctactactaaaattcccacggcttagccgataggctacacatagtagtagcgatctacgtagaaccgcgctaccgctacttgttttgtagcagcgcgtttacgaacaaaggcgctactgctaacaaaaataaaattaaatggaaagcaaataaaaaaaaagaaggaatagcagtagcgcttattaagaaacgcgctatagctaccGTAGCAGTAGCACACTTCCTGGAACGCACTACTGCTACTTTTAACTTAACCGCGCAGTTCGTTCTTCccccacggccacttcccccaaatcctACTCCTCCGCTGTCGCCGCCCTGCATCGCTGTCGGCCGCCGCGCGCGACCTGTCGCTCTTCGCACACCCTCGACGCCGCCCCGCCCCGACcgcgacctcgacgccgcccccgaccccgacctcgacgccccCCCCTACATCGCCGCCCTCCGCCGTGCGCCCACCGCCCCGACCCCGGCCCCgtccccgacctcgacgccgcgtGCCCCTCTCCCTATCTCCGCCGGCGCCAGAGGTGagcacgccctcctcctcctcccctacctctgcctagctagggttcttagggttaaatttcagagttcatctaattagttagggttcatcaaattagatgctaattatggcagtagttgttaaatagaattagttttagagttcatcgaattagctagggttaaattttagagttcatcaaattagttagggttaaattttagagttcatcaaattagttagggttaaattttagagttcatcaaattagttaggattcattaaattttagagttcatcaaattagttagggttaaattttagagttcatcaaattagttagggttcattaaattttagagttcatcagttagggttaaattttagagttcatctaACTAGTTTTTGTTACtatttttagtaagtgtttaatagaattagtaagaaaattgata
Protein-coding sequences here:
- the LOC125506728 gene encoding AAA-ATPase ASD, mitochondrial-like, which translates into the protein MVAMVERWAGLGSAMASIIFLWSMVQNHVPVTLRLYLTSWAAKLAACFSPYLQITILENSAERFQQSEFFYAVEAYLSDACARRARRLKAELGSDSSNLQVSVDDHEEVTDEFSGVTLWWYASKKHSKGNVISFYPGEDERRFYQVVFHRSHRDLVVGSYLPFVLAKGRTVIVKNRQRRLFTNCGGRRRRYLRNSVWDYVKFEHPATFDTLAMDTDQKEAIMDDLIAFKDGKEYYTKVGKAWKRGYLLYGPPGTGKSTMIAAMANFLDYDVYDLELTSVKNNTELRKLFIEMTSKSIIVIEDIDCSIDLTGKRRKGKKASSNKDSDNEYEADPTEPQKDDESKVTLSGLLNFIDGLWSASGGERIIIFTTNHKEKLDPALIRRGRMDKHIEMSYCRFEGFKVLAKNYLDIVEHVLFGEIQQLLEETDMSPADVAENLMPVSKKKKKDPNMCLAGLIAALKQAKKDAVEAAAAAKAKEEEEAEAKKAKEKEEPKEDK
- the LOC125506726 gene encoding AAA-ATPase ASD, mitochondrial-like, which translates into the protein MAAMMVERWAGFGSAMATVIFLWSVVQNYVPPTFRLYLTAWAAKVAACFNPYLEITISEYGAERFQRSDFFLAVEAYLSDACARRARKLKAELVKDSKNIRVTVDDHDEVTDDFSGTTIWWYASKRQSRAQVISFYPGEDERRFYKVVFHRRHRDLVVDSYLPFVLGEGRAVTVKNRQRRLFTNNASRNWNPYSSKSVWSHVAFEHPATFDTLAMHPDEKEAIVDDLMAFQESKDYYAKVGKAWKRGYLLYGPPGTGKSTMIAAMANFLDYDIYDLELSAVKNNTELRKLFIETTGKSIIVIEDIDCSIDLTGKRRKDKKASSDKDSDDDGKPKLPMDPEKDDATKVTLSGLLNFIDGLWSACGGERIIIFTTNHKEKLDPALIRQGRMDKHIEMSYCRFEGFKVLAKNYLDVIKHELFGEIQQLLEETDMSPADVAENLMPMSKKKKRNPDLCLSGLVKALKQAKEDAAAAAAKAKEEEEAKEAEAKKAKEKEEAEVKKAKEENKGKDKAAEEANGDIKEGDKVK